The Moorella glycerini genomic interval CGCTTTATCCACTATCTCCAGGAGGAAATGACCGCCGATTACCGGGAGCGGGTGTTGAATTTTAACTAGTGCCCGGCAAGGCGATTTCATTGAATACTGGCCTTGGTTCTGATCATCTTTGTTGTAATATGCGCTTAACTTATGTTATCCTGTGAAAGGTAGGATCGCTATGCAGGTACAAACATCGCGCTTTGGGACAGTAGAGATCGATCCGGCAGAAATTTTAACCTTCCCTGACGGCATCCCGGCCTTTGAAAACCTGCGGGAGTTTTTCTTTTACCCTATCCCGGGAAACCCGGCCTTCACTTGGCTCCAGGCCGTTAACGACCCGGAAGTGGCTTTCCTGCTGGTCGACCCCTTTCTCTTTTTCCCGGGTTACGAGGTTGATATCCCCGACAGCCTGCAAAGAGAGATGGAGATTAAAAATGCTGGCGACGTCCTGGTCCTGGCCGTAGTGACCGTCCCTAACGGCGACGTCCGCCGGGCCACGGCCAACCTGGTGGGCCCCATGGTCATCAACAGGGTCACCCGCCTGGGCCGGCAGTTTGTCATGGAGGGCACCAAATATACCACCCGGCACCCCCTGTTCCGGTGATTTACTACCGGGTAGACTGCAGTAGTGTGAAACAATAGAAGGTGCCAAGGCCGGGCCGGTACGGCGCTATCAACGAATGATCCTGGTCTTTAAGGAGAGGGCAGGGTAATCGCCCCGGCATGACGCCTTGAAAAAGGAGCGGTAAGCAGTGCTTGTCTTAACCCGGCGGGTGAACGAAACCATCGTCATCGGTAACAAGATAAAAATCACGGTTATCAGCATCGAGGAAGATAAAATCCGCTTAGGGATAGACGCCCCGCCGGATATTCCCGTCGTCCGCCAGGAACTCCTGGCTGCCGTCCGGGACGAGAATAAAGCGGCGGCCAGGACTCCAGCAGTACCTGTCGTGAGCCTGCCTAAGAAAACGCCTGATTTTTAAGCCCGCAATGGGCCTTGTAAAATGAGTTTTACAGAGTAATTGAATATCTATCATTATCATGATATAATGGCTTCACAAAGTAAAGGGGAGGCAAGCGAGGTGCCTACAATAAGGCCTATTTCTGATTTGCGTAATAAGTTTCATGAAATAGCTGAAATATGTCATACTGAAGATGAGCCAGTTTTCATCACCCGTAACGGGGAGGGGGACCTGGTAGTGATGAGCCTGGCTCACTACGAAAGGCGAGAGGCTTTGTTAGATTTATACCGGAAGCTTGCTGAGGCAGAAGCTACTGCGGCTGCAGGTATGCAAGGAATTACTCACGAACAAATGATGAACAAACTACGGGAGAAAATTAATGGCCAAGCATAAAATAGTCTATCTCGCCCAGGCCCAGGAAGATTTATTAGACATTTTTGACTATATCAGGCGGGAACGTCCTCAGGCTGCTGAACGTATCCTGCAATTATTTGACAAGAAAATAAGCCATCTTGCCGATTTTCCCCTTATGGGATGCAGGCCCCGGGATGAACGCTTAAAGAAACTAGGTTACCGGGTATTAATTGTAGATAATTACCTGGTTTTTTATGTAGTTAAGGAAAACATGGTGGAAATACGCAGGGTTATTCATGGCCGCCGGCGTTATGCTTTTCTTTTGCAGGATGATTGAAATACTATCCTGGCCTCAGGTGTGTTATGGGTGCTATGTCAAAAGTAGAAATTAGGCGCGTAATAAACTTGACACATAAGGGATATTTGGTTCCAATTTTGGCCAGTTCCCTAAGCTTTGCTCCACAAGAAAATCTTACTTTAACCCCTCCAGCCCTGCCGTAAAATGTCGATTAAATATCAGGGAAAGGTAGTTAGAAGAGAAGAGATAATTTATAAGGCACTCAAAATACCTTAATATGGATCGAAGGAAGGTATATTCTGTTGCACATTTTAGTAACCGGCGCCGGCGGTTTTATCGGTTCGCACCTTACTGAAAGACTTGTCAAAGAGGGACATAAGGTACGGGCCTTTGTCCATTATAATTCCCGCAATACATGGGGGTGGTTGGAGGAGAGTGAAGTCAAAGACGATATTGAAGTCTTTGCCGGTGATATCCGTGATTATGACAGCGTCAGAGCTTCATTACGGGGAATAGAAGTAGTATTCCACCTGGCGGCCTTAATAGGGATTCCCTATTCTTATATCACGCCAGTTGCTTATATAAAGACGAATGTTGAAGGTACTTACAATATTTGCCAGGCAGCGAGGGAAGAAGGCCTGAGAAGGGTCGTTCATACTTCTACCTCGGAAGTTTATGGAACGGCCCGGTATGTACCTATTGATGAAAATCACCCCCTCCAGGCCCAATCACCCTATGCTGCCAGTAAGATTGGCGCCGACCAGCTGGCCCTGAGTTTTTACCGGTCTTTTGATTTACCGGTAACTATAATCCGGCCCTTTAACACCTACGGGCCACGCCAGTCAGCCCGGGCCGTTATCCCTACGATTATCACCCAGCTATTAAGTGGCCAGGAGGAGATCCGGCTGGGCAATTTGGCACCGACGAGGGACTTTAACTTCGTTGAAGACACAGTGAACGGCTTTATTACAGCAGGTTTTTCACCACGGACGGTAGGCGAAGTAGTTAACATCGGGAGCGGCCGAGAAATAAGCATCGGCGAGCTGGTTGAGCTGATAGGACAATTGATTGGGACAAAGGTGAAAGTCCGGGTGGAGGCGGAACGTTACCGCCCTGAAGCGAGCGAAGTAGAGCGTTTATGCTGTGATAACCGCAAAGCGAACCGGCTGGCAGTATGGCAACCAAAATTCTCCTTAAGCGAAGGATTGGCAATAACAATCGATTGGTTTAAAAATCGCCTGGCTTTATATAAAGCCGGGCAATATAACGTATAAGGCGGCGCCTTATTGATGCAGGAAATTAAGATACCGCTGGACTGGCCCGATATCGGTGAATTAGAGAAGGAATATATCTTAAAAGCTTTAGAAAGCGGCTATGTCTCTTCGGCAGGCCCCCTGGTAAGGGAGTTTGAGCAGCGATTTGCCGCTTATTTGGGTATCAACCATGCCGTGGCCGTTGTCAACGGCACGGCCGGCCTGCACCTGGCCCTGAAATTATTGGGAATCGGGCCCGGGGACGAAGTTATTGTGCCTGCCCTTACCTTCATTGCCACGGTGAATCCGGTCGTATACGTCGGCGCCAGGCCGGTAGTGGTCGACGTTGATCCCCGGACGTGGAACATTGATCCCGCCGCGATAGAAAAAGCCATTACCAAGCGTACACGGGCGATAATACCGGTCCACCTTTACGGCAACCCGGCCGATATGGACGCCATCCTGGGATTGGCCCGGGAGTATGGGTTGTATATCATCGAAGATGCAACCGAAGCCTTGGGCTCAACCTATAAAGGAAAGAAAGCAGGTACCTTTGGCCAGGTAGGCGTTTTTAGCTTCAACGGCAATAAAATTATCACTACCGGCGGCGGGGGGATGCTGGTAACAGAGGACCCGGAACTGGCCCGCAGGGCCAGAATCCTGGTCAACCAGGGCCGGGAACCGGGGGAAACCGAGTATGAGCATAAGGAAATAGGCTTCAATTACCGGTTGACCAACCTCCAGGCGGCCCTGGGCCTGGCCCAGCTGGAACGCCTGCCGGAATTTTTGGCGACTAAAAGACGCAATGCAGCGATTTATCGCCGG includes:
- the fliW gene encoding flagellar assembly protein FliW, producing MQVQTSRFGTVEIDPAEILTFPDGIPAFENLREFFFYPIPGNPAFTWLQAVNDPEVAFLLVDPFLFFPGYEVDIPDSLQREMEIKNAGDVLVLAVVTVPNGDVRRATANLVGPMVINRVTRLGRQFVMEGTKYTTRHPLFR
- the csrA gene encoding carbon storage regulator CsrA, with product MLVLTRRVNETIVIGNKIKITVISIEEDKIRLGIDAPPDIPVVRQELLAAVRDENKAAARTPAVPVVSLPKKTPDF
- a CDS encoding type II toxin-antitoxin system prevent-host-death family antitoxin encodes the protein MPTIRPISDLRNKFHEIAEICHTEDEPVFITRNGEGDLVVMSLAHYERREALLDLYRKLAEAEATAAAGMQGITHEQMMNKLREKINGQA
- a CDS encoding type II toxin-antitoxin system RelE/ParE family toxin, whose translation is MAKHKIVYLAQAQEDLLDIFDYIRRERPQAAERILQLFDKKISHLADFPLMGCRPRDERLKKLGYRVLIVDNYLVFYVVKENMVEIRRVIHGRRRYAFLLQDD
- a CDS encoding NAD-dependent 4,6-dehydratase LegB is translated as MHILVTGAGGFIGSHLTERLVKEGHKVRAFVHYNSRNTWGWLEESEVKDDIEVFAGDIRDYDSVRASLRGIEVVFHLAALIGIPYSYITPVAYIKTNVEGTYNICQAAREEGLRRVVHTSTSEVYGTARYVPIDENHPLQAQSPYAASKIGADQLALSFYRSFDLPVTIIRPFNTYGPRQSARAVIPTIITQLLSGQEEIRLGNLAPTRDFNFVEDTVNGFITAGFSPRTVGEVVNIGSGREISIGELVELIGQLIGTKVKVRVEAERYRPEASEVERLCCDNRKANRLAVWQPKFSLSEGLAITIDWFKNRLALYKAGQYNV
- a CDS encoding LegC family aminotransferase; translation: MQEIKIPLDWPDIGELEKEYILKALESGYVSSAGPLVREFEQRFAAYLGINHAVAVVNGTAGLHLALKLLGIGPGDEVIVPALTFIATVNPVVYVGARPVVVDVDPRTWNIDPAAIEKAITKRTRAIIPVHLYGNPADMDAILGLAREYGLYIIEDATEALGSTYKGKKAGTFGQVGVFSFNGNKIITTGGGGMLVTEDPELARRARILVNQGREPGETEYEHKEIGFNYRLTNLQAALGLAQLERLPEFLATKRRNAAIYRRELQGIPGVDWQEELPGTESNWWLFSILINAEKYGESREALMARLSGRGIQFRPLFKPIPLQPCYSHYSFPPCPVAVNLYAKGINLPSASFLEKDDIMAVCANLFPR